A region of Curvibacter sp. AEP1-3 DNA encodes the following proteins:
- a CDS encoding AI-2E family transporter, whose protein sequence is MQFTPTQKRFLAWALIALFAVLALWLLAPVLAPFAVAAVLAYALTPVVDWIDDVGLGRIPRVVAVVLVEVLFLVALLSVLLLIVPILAKELPLMREQFPVLLDSLNEALKPLLAQWGIKLNLDVASIKGFVMKYLNANVEDAFGSVLASVKLGGSVAFALIGNAILIPVALFYMLMDWSRFMGQLRQMVPPRLRAPTDSFLRESDEVLGQYLRGQLLVMVILAAAYSIGLALFGLDLALPIGIFTGLAIFVPYLGFGVGLVLALFAGLLEFSSSHGIGYPLVMVAVVYGLGQVVESFLLTPRLVGERIGLHPLAVIFALLAFGQLFGFVGVLVALPASAVLLVAIRRVRAGYLSSRLYLG, encoded by the coding sequence ATGCAATTCACCCCCACCCAAAAAAGATTCCTCGCCTGGGCCCTCATTGCGCTGTTTGCCGTGCTTGCGCTGTGGCTGCTGGCGCCTGTGTTGGCACCCTTCGCGGTGGCGGCCGTGCTGGCTTATGCGCTCACGCCGGTGGTCGATTGGATTGACGATGTGGGCCTGGGGCGTATCCCCCGCGTAGTGGCGGTGGTGCTCGTCGAGGTGCTGTTCCTGGTCGCGTTGCTGAGTGTGTTGCTTTTGATCGTGCCCATTCTGGCCAAAGAGCTGCCACTCATGCGCGAGCAGTTCCCGGTGTTGCTGGACAGTCTGAACGAAGCCCTCAAACCTTTGCTGGCTCAATGGGGCATCAAGCTCAACCTCGATGTGGCCAGCATCAAGGGCTTTGTCATGAAGTACCTGAACGCCAATGTGGAGGACGCGTTCGGCTCAGTGCTGGCGTCCGTCAAATTGGGCGGCAGCGTCGCGTTTGCGCTTATCGGCAACGCCATCCTGATCCCGGTAGCCTTGTTTTACATGCTGATGGACTGGAGCCGGTTCATGGGCCAGTTGCGCCAGATGGTTCCACCCCGCCTGCGGGCGCCCACGGACAGTTTTCTGCGGGAGTCTGACGAGGTGTTGGGCCAGTACCTGCGCGGCCAGTTACTCGTGATGGTGATTCTGGCTGCGGCCTACAGCATCGGTCTTGCACTCTTCGGCTTGGACCTGGCATTGCCTATCGGCATCTTCACGGGCCTGGCGATTTTTGTGCCTTATCTGGGCTTCGGCGTAGGGCTGGTGCTGGCCTTGTTTGCGGGACTGCTGGAGTTTTCGTCTTCGCATGGCATCGGCTACCCCCTGGTCATGGTGGCCGTGGTGTATGGCCTGGGGCAAGTCGTCGAGAGCTTTTTGCTCACACCGCGCCTGGTGGGTGAGCGCATCGGCTTGCACCCGCTGGCGGTGATTTTTGCCTTGCTGGCATTCGGCCAGCTGTTCGGCTTTGTGGGTGTGCTGGTGGCGTTGCCCGCCAGCGCAGTGCTGCTGGTAGCAATACGCCGCGTCCGTGCGGGTTACCTGTCCAGCCGCTTGTACCTTGGTTGA
- the purM gene encoding phosphoribosylformylglycinamidine cyclo-ligase, with amino-acid sequence MTQSSASTPLSYKDAGVDIVAGDALVERIKPLAKKTMREGVLAGIGGFGALFEVPKRYKEPVLVSGTDGVGTKLKLAFEWNMHDTVGIDLVAMSVNDVLVQGAEPLFFLDYFACGKLDVDTAAAVVGGIAKGCELSGCALIGGETAEMPGMYPAGEYDLAGFAVGAVEKSKILTGADVKAGDVVLGLASAGVHSNGFSLVRKCIERAEAAGTVPATLDGKPFKQAIMEPTRLYVLNVLAALAKHPIKALAHITGGGLLENIPRVLPEGLAAHLVKGSWPQTELFAWLQKTAGIDDIEMNRTFNNGIGMVVVVDAANAEATAATLRASGETVYTVGVIAAQGAGEQVVVA; translated from the coding sequence ATGACCCAATCTTCTGCTTCCACTCCCCTTTCTTACAAAGACGCCGGTGTCGATATCGTTGCCGGTGACGCGCTGGTTGAACGCATCAAGCCTTTGGCGAAAAAGACCATGCGCGAAGGCGTGCTGGCCGGCATCGGCGGTTTCGGTGCCTTGTTTGAAGTGCCCAAGCGCTACAAAGAACCCGTGCTGGTGAGCGGCACCGACGGCGTAGGCACCAAGCTGAAACTGGCCTTTGAGTGGAATATGCATGACACCGTGGGCATCGACCTGGTGGCCATGAGCGTGAACGACGTGTTGGTGCAAGGCGCTGAGCCTCTGTTCTTTCTGGACTACTTCGCCTGCGGCAAGCTGGACGTGGACACCGCTGCTGCTGTCGTGGGCGGCATTGCCAAGGGCTGTGAGCTCTCCGGTTGCGCACTGATCGGCGGCGAAACCGCTGAGATGCCCGGCATGTACCCCGCAGGTGAATACGACCTGGCCGGCTTTGCCGTGGGCGCCGTTGAAAAATCCAAAATCTTGACCGGCGCCGACGTGAAAGCCGGCGACGTGGTGCTGGGCCTGGCCTCTGCCGGCGTGCACTCCAACGGATTCAGCCTGGTGCGCAAGTGCATAGAGCGCGCGGAAGCCGCAGGCACTGTCCCCGCCACGCTGGACGGCAAGCCCTTCAAGCAAGCCATCATGGAACCCACCCGCTTGTATGTGCTGAACGTATTGGCTGCGTTGGCAAAGCACCCCATCAAGGCGCTGGCCCACATCACCGGTGGCGGCCTGCTGGAAAACATTCCCCGTGTGCTGCCCGAAGGCTTGGCGGCGCATCTGGTCAAGGGCAGCTGGCCCCAGACCGAGTTGTTTGCCTGGCTGCAGAAAACCGCCGGTATTGACGATATCGAGATGAACCGCACCTTCAACAACGGCATCGGCATGGTGGTGGTGGTAGACGCAGCCAACGCAGAAGCCACTGCAGCGACCCTGCGCGCCAGCGGCGAAACCGTGTACACCGTGGGCGTGATTGCAGCCCAAGGCGCAGGCGAACAAGTCGTCGTCGCCTGA
- a CDS encoding ParA family protein, with translation MPVIAVINRKGGSGKSTMATHLAAWLSNQKIAVMLGDVDRQQSTRTWLKRRPPQLAPIAGWAVDQKNTLKAPAGITHVVLDTPGGMHGFELAKVIMSTDTVLMPVCNSLFDRESASACLQELRALPRIASGRCRVGVVGMRLDARTKGAETLRAWAEAHAVEFVGVLRETQVYVRSLESGFTIFDPHKPLQTADIAQWEPILNWTMNKVAAPSTLTQEVAQVPAEKRTIAAPRAPSLMPAQESMVHGSRLTVFAHSPKPANEDHPPASPVRAAGSQALPQYLLRQPAA, from the coding sequence ATGCCGGTTATTGCAGTCATCAACCGCAAAGGTGGCAGTGGAAAAAGCACCATGGCCACCCATTTGGCCGCGTGGCTTTCCAATCAGAAAATTGCCGTCATGCTGGGCGATGTCGACCGGCAGCAATCCACCCGCACCTGGCTCAAGCGGCGACCTCCGCAGCTCGCTCCCATTGCGGGTTGGGCGGTAGACCAGAAAAACACCCTCAAGGCACCTGCCGGCATCACCCATGTGGTGCTGGATACCCCCGGCGGCATGCACGGATTTGAACTCGCCAAGGTGATCATGTCGACCGATACCGTGCTGATGCCGGTGTGCAACTCCCTCTTCGACCGTGAATCCGCCAGCGCCTGCCTGCAGGAACTGCGTGCCCTGCCCCGCATCGCCTCCGGCCGTTGCCGTGTGGGGGTGGTGGGCATGCGGCTGGATGCCCGCACCAAAGGCGCCGAAACGCTGCGTGCCTGGGCTGAGGCACATGCGGTGGAGTTTGTGGGGGTCCTGCGTGAAACCCAGGTGTATGTGCGCAGCTTGGAGAGCGGCTTCACAATCTTCGACCCGCACAAGCCCCTGCAAACGGCCGACATTGCGCAGTGGGAACCCATTCTGAACTGGACGATGAACAAGGTTGCAGCTCCATCGACCCTTACTCAAGAAGTAGCGCAGGTGCCTGCCGAAAAGCGCACTATTGCTGCGCCACGCGCGCCCAGCCTGATGCCTGCCCAGGAGTCCATGGTGCACGGCAGCCGCCTGACCGTTTTTGCTCACAGCCCCAAGCCGGCGAATGAGGACCACCCTCCGGCTTCACCGGTGAGAGCAGCGGGCTCCCAAGCCTTGCCGCAATACCTGCTGCGCCAACCTGCCGCCTGA
- a CDS encoding SirB1 family protein: MKLDMSLPSPLEYFASLVQDDDDFALFEAALSLAQDEYPDLDMQASMGEVDQLLARLRRRLADDASALQRVRVLNQFFFTDLGFAGNVNNYYDPDNSFVPVMLRTRRGIPISLAVLWMELAQGLNLDAHGVSFPGHFMVKVSLPMGQAVIDPMSGRSLSREELSELLEPYRRRSGLVDEFEAPLGLYLQSATPRDIVARMLRNLKEIYRSQQDWQRLLAVQERLVVLLPESWSEYRDRGLAHAELGHHREALADLELYLEHADKVVDVDQVVDQVKAIRTQTGL, encoded by the coding sequence ATGAAGCTGGATATGTCCCTACCTTCTCCGCTGGAGTACTTCGCCAGCCTGGTGCAGGACGACGACGATTTTGCGTTGTTTGAAGCCGCGCTCTCGCTGGCGCAGGATGAATACCCCGATCTCGATATGCAAGCCAGCATGGGCGAAGTGGATCAATTGCTGGCCCGGCTGCGCCGGCGCTTGGCAGACGATGCTTCTGCCCTCCAGCGCGTGCGGGTGCTGAACCAGTTTTTCTTTACCGATCTGGGATTTGCCGGCAACGTCAACAACTATTACGACCCCGACAACAGCTTTGTGCCGGTCATGCTGCGCACCCGCCGGGGCATTCCAATTTCTTTGGCCGTGCTGTGGATGGAGCTGGCCCAGGGCCTGAATCTGGATGCACACGGAGTGAGTTTCCCCGGGCATTTCATGGTGAAGGTCAGCCTGCCTATGGGGCAGGCGGTGATCGACCCCATGTCCGGCCGGTCACTCAGCCGGGAAGAGTTGTCTGAGTTGCTGGAGCCGTACCGTCGTCGTAGCGGGTTGGTGGATGAGTTTGAAGCACCTTTGGGCTTGTACCTGCAATCAGCCACTCCGCGGGATATCGTGGCCCGCATGTTGCGCAACCTCAAGGAAATTTACCGATCCCAGCAAGACTGGCAGCGCTTGTTGGCGGTGCAAGAGCGCTTGGTCGTACTGCTGCCGGAGTCCTGGTCTGAGTACCGGGATCGCGGCTTGGCCCATGCGGAGCTTGGGCATCACCGCGAAGCCTTGGCGGACCTGGAGCTCTATCTGGAGCATGCCGACAAAGTTGTCGATGTGGACCAGGTGGTCGATCAGGTTAAAGCCATCCGGACACAAACCGGTCTTTGA
- the murJ gene encoding murein biosynthesis integral membrane protein MurJ: MSLIKSVSTVSLWTLASRVTGLARELLVAAAFGASAMTDAFNVAFRIPNLFRRLFAEGAFSQAFVPVLAASKARHGEDATKLLVDKVASLLALALVLTCIVGVAAAPLLVWAMASGLQKDPAGYDAAVFMTRFMFPYIGFMSLVALSSGVLNTWKRFAVPAATPVLLNISSIAAAWLLVPWFREQGIQPIYAMAVGVMVGGLLQLLVQIPALNRIGMLPRFGLTWAALREAAADPETRRIGKLMLPALLGVSVAQISLLINTQIASHLPTGSVSWLTYADRLMEFPTAMLGVALGVVLMPQLAGARAKDDAAGYSALLDWGLRIVVLLAVPCSIGLLTFSKPIVSVLYHYGAFSATDVQQTTWALMGWGAGLVGIVAIKVLAPGYYASQDIKTPVRIAVVVLIATQLMNLALVPIFKQAGLSLSISLGAMLNAGWLLVGLMRRGSFQPLAGWGRFLLQVLAAAAVLVVYLLWAAGLVDWVALRAQPWLRIGWLTLLMGGAGVVYFGALWAAGLNVRQFLRR, translated from the coding sequence GTGAGCCTTATCAAATCAGTTTCTACCGTGTCCCTGTGGACACTGGCCTCCCGGGTGACCGGCCTGGCACGTGAGTTGTTGGTGGCTGCCGCCTTCGGCGCCAGCGCCATGACGGACGCATTCAACGTCGCCTTCCGTATTCCCAACCTGTTTCGCCGCCTGTTTGCTGAAGGGGCTTTCAGCCAGGCCTTCGTGCCGGTGCTGGCAGCCAGCAAAGCGCGTCATGGGGAAGATGCGACCAAGCTATTGGTGGACAAGGTTGCTTCGCTTCTGGCGCTTGCATTGGTGCTTACTTGCATCGTCGGGGTAGCCGCTGCCCCCTTGCTGGTTTGGGCCATGGCCAGTGGCTTGCAAAAAGACCCCGCCGGATACGACGCAGCGGTGTTCATGACGCGCTTCATGTTCCCCTACATCGGCTTCATGTCGCTAGTGGCCTTGTCGTCCGGCGTTCTCAATACCTGGAAGCGCTTCGCGGTTCCCGCCGCAACGCCGGTACTGCTCAATATCAGTTCCATTGCGGCTGCCTGGCTGCTGGTGCCCTGGTTCCGGGAGCAGGGTATTCAACCGATTTACGCGATGGCGGTGGGTGTCATGGTGGGCGGGTTGCTCCAGCTGCTGGTGCAGATTCCGGCCCTGAACCGTATCGGCATGCTGCCGCGCTTCGGGCTCACTTGGGCCGCGTTGCGGGAAGCCGCGGCCGATCCTGAGACCCGACGCATCGGCAAGCTCATGCTGCCGGCCCTGTTGGGGGTGAGCGTGGCCCAGATCTCCTTGCTGATCAACACCCAGATTGCATCCCACTTGCCCACAGGCAGTGTGAGCTGGTTGACCTATGCAGACCGCTTGATGGAGTTCCCCACCGCGATGCTGGGTGTGGCACTGGGCGTGGTGCTGATGCCGCAGCTGGCCGGTGCCCGCGCCAAGGACGATGCCGCCGGCTATTCCGCCTTGCTCGACTGGGGCCTGAGGATCGTGGTGCTGTTGGCTGTGCCATGTTCCATCGGCTTGCTGACGTTTTCCAAGCCCATCGTGTCAGTGCTGTACCACTATGGTGCGTTTTCGGCGACCGATGTGCAGCAAACGACCTGGGCGCTGATGGGTTGGGGCGCTGGCTTGGTGGGCATTGTGGCCATCAAAGTGTTGGCACCCGGCTATTACGCAAGCCAGGACATCAAAACCCCTGTCCGGATTGCCGTGGTGGTGCTCATTGCCACCCAGCTGATGAATCTCGCCCTGGTGCCCATCTTTAAACAGGCCGGCTTGTCTTTGTCCATCAGCTTGGGTGCCATGCTGAATGCAGGTTGGCTGCTGGTAGGCTTGATGCGTCGGGGCAGTTTTCAGCCGCTGGCAGGTTGGGGACGGTTTTTGCTTCAGGTGCTTGCCGCGGCTGCGGTCTTGGTGGTGTACTTGTTGTGGGCCGCAGGTCTGGTGGACTGGGTGGCGCTTCGCGCCCAGCCATGGCTGCGTATCGGCTGGTTGACTTTGTTGATGGGTGGTGCCGGGGTGGTGTATTTCGGCGCCTTGTGGGCAGCGGGTCTGAATGTGCGCCAGTTTTTGCGGCGCTGA
- the rpsT gene encoding 30S ribosomal protein S20 → MASGKPKKKNPRLASGRKRVRQDIKINAANTSLRSKYRTAVKNVEKAVVAGDKTKAAELFAKMQAVVDTVADKGIFHKNKAARDKSRLASKVKALALAA, encoded by the coding sequence ATGGCATCTGGTAAACCCAAGAAAAAGAACCCGCGCCTGGCGTCGGGCCGTAAACGCGTCCGTCAGGACATCAAGATCAACGCAGCAAACACTTCTTTGCGTTCCAAGTACCGCACCGCGGTGAAGAACGTGGAAAAGGCAGTTGTGGCCGGTGACAAGACCAAAGCCGCAGAATTGTTTGCCAAGATGCAAGCCGTGGTGGACACCGTGGCTGACAAGGGCATCTTCCACAAGAACAAGGCAGCACGCGACAAGAGCCGTTTGGCTTCCAAGGTGAAAGCCTTGGCACTCGCAGCCTAA
- a CDS encoding DUF3579 domain-containing protein, translating into MATTPPKELYILGITRQGKTFRPSDWAERLAGVMSQFRPGGATRGSHLGYSPWCVPTSIGQVKCVIVHPDLRDYDVMAWDFCLNFARDNELQVSETRPEAPAAPAARPAASE; encoded by the coding sequence ATGGCCACCACTCCTCCAAAAGAACTCTACATCCTGGGAATCACGCGGCAAGGCAAGACCTTTCGCCCCAGTGACTGGGCAGAGCGTCTGGCCGGTGTGATGAGCCAGTTCCGCCCCGGTGGCGCTACCCGTGGCAGCCACCTCGGCTACTCGCCGTGGTGTGTGCCTACCTCGATCGGGCAGGTGAAGTGCGTCATCGTGCACCCCGACCTGCGGGACTACGACGTCATGGCTTGGGACTTCTGCCTCAACTTCGCCCGTGACAACGAACTGCAGGTCAGTGAGACCCGTCCTGAGGCGCCTGCTGCGCCCGCCGCCCGTCCGGCGGCTTCCGAATAA
- a CDS encoding aspartate aminotransferase family protein: MTAATVTTPSSPHVMNTYGRLPIALSHGQGCRVWDVNGKEYLDALGGIAVNTLGHNHPQLVPALQDQLTKLIHTSNYYHIPLQEELAKLLVERSGMSNVFFCSTGLEANEAALKLARKFGHDKGIARPEVVVFEKAFHGRSIATLSATGNPKVQAGFGPLVEGFIRVPVNNIDALKAATEGNPNVVAVFFEAIQGEGGVNPMHMDYLRDVRALCDQRDWLLMIDEVQCGMGRTGKWFAHQWAGIQPDVMPLAKGLGSGVPVGAVVVGPKAATIFQPGNHGSTFGGNPLSMRAGVETIRIMEAEGLLANAEKVGAHLKAGLEAALKAEIANGGVKEVRGQGLMMGVDLTKPCGALVQRAADAGLLISVTADSVVRLVPPLILSVAEADEIVAILAPLIAAFLKETA, encoded by the coding sequence ATGACCGCCGCCACCGTTACCACGCCGTCTTCACCCCACGTGATGAACACCTACGGCCGATTGCCCATCGCCCTGAGCCATGGACAAGGCTGCCGCGTGTGGGACGTGAACGGCAAGGAATACCTGGACGCCCTGGGCGGCATCGCAGTCAACACCCTGGGCCACAACCACCCCCAGCTCGTGCCCGCGCTGCAAGACCAGCTCACCAAGCTGATCCACACCTCCAACTACTACCACATCCCCCTGCAGGAAGAGCTGGCCAAACTGCTGGTGGAACGCTCCGGCATGAGCAATGTGTTTTTCTGCTCCACCGGCCTGGAAGCCAACGAAGCCGCCCTGAAGCTGGCCCGCAAGTTCGGCCACGACAAGGGCATAGCCCGCCCCGAGGTCGTGGTGTTCGAAAAAGCGTTCCACGGCCGCTCCATCGCCACGCTCAGCGCCACCGGCAACCCCAAAGTGCAAGCCGGTTTCGGCCCGCTGGTGGAAGGCTTTATCCGCGTGCCGGTGAACAACATTGACGCACTCAAAGCAGCGACCGAAGGCAACCCGAATGTCGTGGCCGTGTTTTTTGAAGCCATCCAGGGCGAAGGCGGCGTGAACCCCATGCACATGGACTACTTGCGCGATGTGCGTGCCCTGTGCGACCAGCGCGACTGGCTGTTGATGATTGACGAAGTGCAGTGCGGCATGGGCCGCACCGGCAAGTGGTTTGCCCACCAGTGGGCGGGCATTCAGCCCGACGTGATGCCCTTGGCCAAGGGCCTGGGCTCCGGCGTGCCGGTGGGCGCTGTGGTGGTGGGCCCCAAAGCCGCCACCATCTTCCAACCCGGCAACCACGGCTCCACCTTCGGCGGCAACCCGCTGTCCATGCGCGCCGGGGTCGAAACCATCCGCATCATGGAAGCGGAAGGTCTGCTGGCCAATGCCGAGAAGGTGGGCGCCCACCTGAAAGCTGGGCTGGAAGCCGCTCTCAAAGCCGAGATAGCCAACGGCGGGGTGAAAGAAGTGCGCGGCCAGGGCCTGATGATGGGCGTGGACCTGACCAAGCCCTGCGGCGCCCTGGTGCAACGGGCTGCCGATGCAGGTTTGCTGATCAGCGTGACGGCTGACAGCGTGGTCCGCCTGGTGCCCCCCCTGATTTTGAGCGTGGCCGAGGCCGACGAGATCGTCGCCATCCTCGCGCCCCTGATTGCTGCCTTTTTGAAAGAAACCGCATGA
- the argF gene encoding ornithine carbamoyltransferase translates to MSLSSNAVPSTLPQGAPPVRHYLQFDDFSADEYAYLLERAAFIKRKFKTFERHHTLVDRTLAMIFEKASTRTRVSFEAGMYQLGGSVVHLTTGDSQLGRSEPIEDSAKVISRMTDIVMIRTYEQTKLQAFAANSRVPVINGLTNEFHPCQILADIFTYIEHRGPIQGKTVTWVGDGNNMANTWLQAAAKLGFHLRVSTPSGYEVNEKLAASAGGMGAGSYKTYSNPMEACQDADLITTDVWTSMGFEAENEVRRKAFAAWCVDRKMMAVAAPNAIFMHCLPAHRGEEVEAEVIDGPQSVVWDEAENRMHVQKALMEYLLLGQL, encoded by the coding sequence ATGAGCCTCTCCAGCAACGCCGTCCCCAGCACCCTGCCCCAAGGCGCGCCGCCAGTGCGGCACTACCTGCAGTTCGACGACTTCAGCGCCGACGAATACGCCTACCTGCTGGAGCGCGCGGCCTTCATCAAGCGCAAGTTCAAGACCTTTGAGCGCCACCACACCCTCGTCGACCGCACGCTGGCCATGATCTTCGAGAAGGCTTCCACCCGAACCCGCGTAAGCTTTGAGGCCGGCATGTACCAATTGGGCGGCAGCGTGGTGCACCTGACCACCGGCGACAGCCAGCTCGGCCGCTCCGAGCCGATTGAGGACAGCGCCAAGGTCATCAGCCGCATGACGGACATCGTGATGATCCGCACCTACGAGCAAACCAAGCTGCAAGCTTTTGCCGCCAACTCGCGGGTGCCCGTCATCAACGGCCTGACCAACGAATTCCACCCCTGCCAGATCCTGGCGGACATCTTCACCTACATCGAGCACCGCGGCCCTATCCAGGGCAAGACTGTGACCTGGGTGGGTGACGGCAACAACATGGCCAACACCTGGCTGCAGGCTGCTGCCAAGCTGGGCTTCCACTTGCGCGTATCCACACCCAGCGGCTACGAAGTCAATGAGAAATTGGCCGCCAGCGCCGGCGGAATGGGCGCGGGCAGCTATAAAACCTATAGCAATCCGATGGAAGCCTGCCAGGACGCCGACCTGATCACCACCGATGTGTGGACCAGCATGGGCTTCGAGGCCGAAAACGAAGTCCGCCGTAAGGCCTTTGCCGCCTGGTGCGTGGACCGCAAGATGATGGCGGTGGCCGCGCCCAACGCCATCTTCATGCACTGCTTGCCCGCCCACCGTGGCGAAGAGGTGGAAGCCGAAGTCATCGACGGCCCGCAAAGCGTGGTCTGGGACGAAGCCGAAAACCGCATGCACGTGCAGAAGGCGCTCATGGAGTACCTGCTGCTGGGCCAGCTCTAA
- a CDS encoding Lrp/AsnC family transcriptional regulator gives MQQVTDKADRLLLRALQDNARLTSGELAQMAHLSQSPTWRRVKQLEEAGTIKGYHAALDRRALGYSVLAFVLIGIDHQNEASSQAFVQAVSEIPEVVQFHAISGQADFLVGLVARDLDHYSELLQRKLHRLPGVRQVQSHFSLQEFKGQMADLPVPLD, from the coding sequence ATGCAGCAAGTCACCGATAAAGCCGACCGCCTGCTGCTGCGGGCCTTGCAAGACAACGCGCGCCTCACTTCCGGTGAGCTGGCGCAGATGGCCCATTTGTCGCAGTCGCCCACCTGGCGGCGCGTCAAGCAGCTGGAGGAAGCGGGCACCATCAAGGGCTACCACGCCGCGCTGGACCGGCGCGCGCTGGGCTACAGCGTGCTGGCGTTTGTGCTGATCGGCATTGACCACCAGAACGAGGCTTCATCACAGGCCTTTGTGCAGGCAGTGTCCGAGATTCCGGAGGTGGTGCAGTTCCACGCCATCTCAGGGCAGGCCGACTTTTTGGTGGGGCTGGTGGCGCGTGACCTGGACCACTATTCCGAGTTGTTGCAACGCAAGTTGCACCGCCTGCCGGGTGTGCGGCAAGTGCAGTCGCATTTCTCGCTGCAGGAGTTCAAGGGGCAGATGGCGGATCTGCCGGTTCCTCTGGACTGA
- the kynU gene encoding kynureninase: protein MSTTPLTLNDCRARDAADTLRPLRDLFDIPEGVIYLDGNSLGVMPKTAAARAAEVVTQEWGQGLIRSWNTAGWFSLPQRLGNRIAPLIGADADEVVATDSTSINLFKVLSAALSIAAQDSPERKLIVSERSNFPTDLYIAEGLCKERGYTLKLVEPEEIAAALTADVAVLMLTHVNYRTGAMHDMLAVTVAAHSAGALMIWDLAHSAGAVPVTLKASGADFSVGCGYKYLNGGPGAPAFVWVHPKHADRFWQPLAGWWGHAAPFAFTPDYQPAPGITRYLCGTQPIVSMSLLGCGLEGFEAAEKLGGMTALRAKSLALTDLFIQLVEERCQGYGLGLATPREHAQRGSQVCLTREHTAGGALGSGAFAIVQALIARGVIGDYRAGDGGIHKDILRFGFTPLYIGFEDVWNAVEHLRQVLETGEWQKPEFNQKHAVT, encoded by the coding sequence ATGAGCACTACGCCCTTGACCCTGAACGACTGCCGCGCCCGTGATGCGGCCGACACCCTGCGCCCGCTGCGCGACCTGTTCGACATTCCCGAAGGCGTGATCTACCTCGACGGCAACTCCCTGGGCGTGATGCCCAAAACCGCCGCTGCCCGCGCTGCTGAAGTCGTCACTCAAGAATGGGGCCAAGGCCTGATCCGCTCCTGGAATACGGCCGGTTGGTTCAGCCTGCCGCAGCGTTTGGGTAACCGCATTGCCCCGTTGATTGGAGCGGATGCGGATGAAGTGGTGGCCACCGATAGCACGTCTATCAACCTGTTCAAGGTGCTGTCTGCCGCCTTGTCCATTGCCGCGCAGGACTCGCCTGAACGCAAGCTCATCGTGAGCGAGCGCAGCAACTTCCCCACCGACCTGTACATCGCCGAAGGCCTGTGCAAAGAGCGCGGCTACACCCTGAAGCTGGTGGAGCCCGAAGAGATTGCCGCCGCACTGACTGCCGACGTGGCCGTGCTGATGCTCACCCATGTGAACTACCGCACCGGCGCCATGCACGACATGCTCGCCGTGACCGTTGCCGCCCACTCCGCTGGTGCTTTGATGATTTGGGACCTGGCCCACAGCGCGGGCGCGGTGCCAGTAACCCTCAAGGCCTCGGGCGCCGACTTCTCAGTGGGCTGCGGCTACAAGTACCTGAACGGCGGCCCCGGCGCACCGGCCTTTGTGTGGGTACACCCCAAACACGCCGACCGCTTCTGGCAGCCCCTGGCCGGCTGGTGGGGCCACGCGGCACCCTTTGCCTTCACCCCCGATTACCAACCCGCCCCCGGCATCACCCGCTACCTGTGCGGCACCCAGCCCATCGTCAGCATGTCGCTCCTGGGCTGCGGGCTGGAGGGCTTTGAGGCCGCTGAAAAGCTGGGCGGCATGACGGCCCTGCGCGCCAAATCACTGGCATTGACAGACCTGTTCATCCAGCTGGTGGAAGAGCGTTGCCAAGGCTACGGTCTGGGCTTGGCGACTCCGCGTGAGCACGCCCAGCGCGGCTCGCAGGTCTGCCTGACGCGTGAGCACACGGCCGGTGGCGCCTTGGGCTCCGGTGCCTTTGCCATCGTGCAAGCGCTGATTGCACGCGGAGTGATTGGCGACTACCGCGCGGGCGATGGCGGCATCCACAAAGACATCTTGCGCTTTGGGTTTACGCCGCTGTACATCGGGTTTGAAGATGTGTGGAACGCGGTGGAGCACTTGCGCCAAGTCTTGGAAACTGGCGAGTGGCAAAAGCCCGAGTTCAACCAAAAGCACGCGGTGACCTGA